The DNA sequence CGACGACCTGTTCGCCGAACTCGATCACGTCGACGCGCGACTCGCCGACAACCGTTATCTGTGCGGGGAGCGCATCACCGAGGCCGACTGGCGGCTGTTCACCACCCTGATCCGCTTCGACGCGGTCTATGTCGGTCACTTCAAGTGCAACCGGCAGCGGATCGCGGATTATCCGAATCTTTCAGGGTATCTGCGCGAGCTGTACCAGTGGCCGGGTGTGCGCGAGACGGTCAACTTCGAGCACATCAAACAGCACTACTACTACAGCCACGGGAACATCAATCCGACCCGCGTGGTGCCGAAGGGGCCGACACTCGACCTCGAAAGCCCGCACGGGCGAGGCTAAGTGCGCGATTGCGACGCACAGGCATTACGATCGCGAGCAAGCTCGCTCCTACAATCCCGGAATATTCCGAGCGATTATGGGTGTAGGAGCGAGCTTGCTCGCGATAGCCGGAGTTCAGGGCCTGCGCGAATATCCGGCGCCTGGCCGCGGCGGTCTGCTCTGCTTCCGGTGGCTGAGGTCCCCGATTGCCGGCTGGCTCCCTGAGGTCGCAAGCCGGCCTACGCGTGTTCCCCGTTGCGCCGAGCCTCAGCCGTCGAGCGTGAACCCGACCACCACGGTTACCTGCCAGTGGTCGATGCGCCCGTCGATGATATGCCCGCGTGTATCCCGGACCTCGAACCAGCGCATGTTGTGGACCGATTTGCTGGCGCGTTCGATCGCATTCTGCACCGCGGCCTCGATACCGTCGGGCGAGGAACCGGTCAATTCGATATGTTTATAGACGTGATCGCTCATCTGTCCTCTCCAGTCCATCAGCCGGCCGGAACCGCGCGCTCAACCGGCCCTTCGTCCGAGCCTAGCTTCCCTTGTCGGCGCCGGCCAGCAGCGCGTTCCACGGCCCTGAGCCGACCAGGCCACCGCCGCCGTCGACCGCGATCGATGTGCCGCTGACGTAACCGGCTGCGCCGGACGCGAGATAGACCGCGGCCGCCCCGATATCCGTGGTCTGGCCGAGCCGCCCGAGGGGTACGATGCGGGCCGCCCGGTCCGCGGCCTCGCCCGGCAGCAGCCGGCGCACGCCCTCGGTGTCGGATACCGGCCCGGGCACGATCGAGTTGGCCCGGATGCCGTATCGACCCCATTCGAGCGCGAGCGTGCGCATCAACTGCTCCACGCCTGCCTTCGCGGCACCGACGTGCGCCTGTCCGGCATAGGGGGCGGCCGCCTGGGGTGCCGAGATCATGATGATCGAGCCGTCGGTCGTGCGCAGCTGATCGAAGGCGGCGCGGCAGGCGTGGAAGCTGCCGTTGAGGTCGATATCGACCACCGAGCGGAAACCGTTCGGCGTCAGTTCCTCGGCGGCGGCCGCGAAATTGCCGGCGGCGCCACAGACCAGCGTATCGAGATCGCCGAGGGCGTCCCGCGCCGCGGCCAGTGCCGCCTCGACCGCCTCCGGTTCACGCACATCCGCCGGCGTCGTCGACACGGCCCTGGCGCCGGCCTGTTTCAGTCGCTGTGCCGCGTCTGCGAGACGCTGTTCATTGCGCCCGCAGAGACCGACGGCCGCGCCCAGGCGCGCGAACGCCACCGCGACGCCCAGATTGATGCCGCTGCCGCCGCCGGTGACGAATACGGTGTGATTGGCGAGCAGATCGGGACGGAACACGTCGAGTGGATCGTCAGTCATGTCAGCGCATCCGGTCGCGCGGTTGCATCGGCAGCTTGCCGCGCCAGTAGAGGATCATGATCAGCCCGGCCGCCATGCCGCCGAGGTGAGCAAAGTGTGCCACGCCGGCCTGGGTGCCGGTAATGCCCAGATAGAGTTCAAGCGCGCCGTAGAGGATCACGAACCATTTCGCCTTGATCGGGATCGGGGGGATCAGCAGCAGGATGTACTGGTTCGGGAAGCGCAGACCGAACGCGAGCAGGATGCCGAACACCCCACCGGATGCCCCCACCGTGGGGTAGATGTCGCCCCCGCCGCTGGAGGCGACAATCAGCTGTACGAGTGCCGCGCCGATCACGCAGCCGAAATAATAGGTCAGGAAGCGGCGCGAGCCCCAGTCGAGTTCGATCAGGGTGCCGAACATCCACAGCGCGAACATGTTGAAAAACAGATGCAGCAGATTGCCGTGCAGGAAGGCGTAGGTGACCAGCTGCCAGATCTCGAACTGGGGGACCTGTTGCAACCCGATGGGGGCGTCGACGTACCGCGGGGTGTTGAGCGGCCACAGCGCAAACGTCTCGATCAACGTCTGAGCGCCACCCAGTCCCTGGAGCAGGAAGACCACGCAGTTGCCGATCAGCAGCGCCTGTATGACCGGAGGGAATGTGCCGGCGCGATTGGGGTGCTGGAAATAATCGGACATGATCCTCGCAGCATGCAGCCCCGTCGGTGCGGTTTCAACGCGGATTGCACGCCAGTACCCACCGCACCTGTTCGTCGTTCTCGATCGCACCGGGGCGGGCGCGGCGGACCGTGATGATCGCCTGTTCCGGCGGCATACCGCGTTCCACCAGTAACCGGGCGGCGACCGCGCCCGAGCGGCCCATGCCCGCATGACAGTGGATCACCACCCGTTCGTCGACATCGAGGCAGCGATGCAGCGCAGGCCCGGCCTCGGCCCAGCGGGGCTCGAATGCCGAGCCGGGGGCCGTACCGTCGATCACGGGCAGATGCCACCACGCGAGCCCCCGGGCCATGGCGCGCTCGCCCAGCCCATCGACGCCCAGCAGGGTCAGCTCGAACGGCTCGACCAGCGTGACAAGCGCCCGGGCGCGCCAGCCGACGATCCCGGCGAGATCGGCAGCGAGCGCCCCCTCATGGCTCCCGCCGCCCAGCGCCGCCCCGATCCCGGGACAGGCGCTCAGGCCGATCCGCCCGCCACCCGGTGCCCGCACATTATCGATTGCAGCTTCCACGTCGCGGCTCGAACTCGGACAATCCTTGCGCCATAATGATGGCATCGGCCCCGGATGGGCCAGTCCTGCCGCAAGGGAGTTGCATCATGACCCGCGTGATCCACGTAGAAACCGACCGCTCGTTCAGCCCCGATGAGTACGCCGAATTGATGGCGGCCGTCCACTGGGGCGAGCCCAGCGATTATGCCGCCGTAAGCGTTACCGCCGCCCTGCAGGCTTACCATTTCGTCGGTCACGTCCGTGATGAAGCCGGAATGCTGGTGGGCTATCTGTGCGCGTTCAGCGATGGCGTTTTCGCCACCTTCATCGGTGAACTGGTCGTGCATCCGTGTGCCCGTGGCAACGGTGTCGGCGCCGCGCTGCTGGAGGCCATCGAATCCGAGTGGCCCGGCGTGCCGGTCTTCGCGCTCGGCTTCCGGGATGCCCGGGCGTTCTTTCAGCGTCAGGGCTACAGCCATCCGCCCCGCCCGATGGAGGTGCTGACCAAGCTGGATACCTGGCCGGTGGAGGCGGGCATTACGCTCGAGGCGAGCGAGGGCTGAGGGCCACGGGCCAAGGGCCAAGGGCCAAGGGCCAAGGGCCAAGGGCTGGTGACGGCGTGCCTAGTTGCGAGGGCGGTCGCTGTGGCCGAGATCTCGGTTCGGCCAGAAGGCGTCGCGGAGGCGTTGCTTGAGTTCCTTGGCCTCGGGGAAGCGGCCCTCGGCTGCGCGGGACCAGAGTACGGTGCCGTTGTCGGCGGTGATCTCGAATACGCCCTTGCCCGCCGGCGCGAGTGCGACCTCCGCGAGGTCGTCCTCGAAACTCGACAACAGTTCCTGCGCCAGCCATGCCGAGCGCAGCAGCCAGCGGCAACGCGGACAGTAGGCGATCGCGATGCGGGGTTTGTCGGTCATATCGGTCGGGTGCGGTCAGTAGTCGGTAAGAGTTGTCGCCGGGGCGTCGGGCGCACCGTAGGAGCGGCCTTGGCCGCGAACCGCTTTCTGGGGCGGCCTTCCGGTCCTCGCCGTTACGGCCGCGACACGGCTCGTGTTTCACCGGTTCCAGGGATCGTCGGCGCATCGAGTGATTCAGTCATGGGTGGACGGGATGCCGGTTCGCGGGCAAGCCCGCTCCTGCAGGTTCTATCCTTCCTTTGCGTCCCCTGGCGCGCTTCGCGCCTTGGCGATAACCTGTTCGGTATCCGGTTGGGCGGCCTCAAAGGGCTTTCAGCCAGAAGAGCAACGGCTTATCCGTCTCCTCGGTGTCGCCGATGTCGCGCCACGGGAAGCTGGCCATGAGGTCCGGGCGGCGTTCGTAGCCGAAGTGCCGCCAGACATCGTCCAGCGGGCGCGCGTCCTGCGGGCGCATCGGGTGGTCATCCGGGCGCTGCACCGCGCAGTGGGTGATCCAGTCGTAGTCGCCATAGCTGCGCGCCAGGGTCTCGCGCTCGCGGAAAAACGTCCGGTAGAGACCGCGCCCGCGGTACGCGGGCAGCAGTACCGATTCGGCGTTGTAGTAGATCCGGTTGATATCGAAGCCGGCGGTGCGGAACGGTTCCTTCATCGCCTCGGCCTCATCGGCCAGCGGCATCGCCGTGGTCGCGCCGATCGGGCGCTCACCGTCGAATACCAGCAGGGCGAACGCGCGCGGACTGTCGACGTAGTACTGCAGGTAACGCCGCTCGTAGTCGATGTCGCCGTCGTAGAGATACGGCCACTCGCGGAAGACGGTCATGCGCAGATCCGCGAGTTCGTCCATGCGCTCGGCGATGCCACTGCCGTGCCAGCGCTCGAGCCGCAGTTCCGTTTCCGTCATGGCGTCGTCGCTTCCTCCTCCCGTCTTCCGGCCAGGATGACCCGGGTGCCGGCCATGCGGTCATGCAGGCCGCGCCGGTCGTTACTGAAGACGATGGGGACGAGGGCGGCCAGCGACAACAGTGCGCCGGCCGGTACGAGTTGCGGATCGATGCCCGCGAGCGCGCCGGTGAGCCACCATGGCCAGCCGCGCAGCGCGGCCACGGTGAAATCGAGGCGTCCGCCCTCGGGCGGACGCAGCCGCAGACCGAGCAGCCGCTTGCCCGGCGTGGCCATGCGGGCGGTGCCCTCGGTGAAGATCCGGTAGAACATCGCGATCGCGGCGGTCAGGACCAGGGTGCCCGGCGTCGCTGCCGCCGCCAGTGCCTGGCCGGAGGCCAGCAGGACCAGCAGCGCAATGACGGCGATCGCCGCCGCGTCGATCAGGCCCGCAGCGATTCTTCGCCCGAGCGGGGCGCTGCGGTCTTCAACCGGTGAACTCACGTCCTCGTGCTCCCTGTCCTGGCCCGCCGGGCCACACGCGGTCAGGCGGTCGCCGCGCGGCTCGCCTTTTTGCGCTCGTGTTCCTTCAGCCAGCGCTTGCGCACGCGCACGGCCTTCGGGGTGATCTCGACCAGTTCGTCATTGTTGATGAACTCGAGCGCCTGTTCCAGATCCAGCTTCAGCGGCGTGGTCAGGACCACGTTCTCGTCGGAGCCGGCCGCGCGCACGTTGGTCAGTTCCTTGGCCTTGAGCGGATTCACGGTCAGGTCGTTGTCGCGCGAATGAATGCCGATGACCATGCCCTCGTAGACCTCGTCGTTGTGGCCGACGAACATGCTGCCGCGGTTCTGCAGGTTGAAGATGGCATAGGCCACGGCCTTGCCGTTCTCCTGCGAGATCATGACCCCGTTGCGCCGCTGGCCGATGTCCTGCGCGCCCATCGGGCCGTAGTGGTCGAACACGTGCGTGAGGATGCCCGTGCCCGAGGTGATGCTCATGAACTCGCTGCGGAACCCGATCAGTCCGCGCGCCGGGATCTCGTATTCGAGGCGCACGCGGCCGGTCTCGTCCGGCTGCATGTCCTTCAGCGTGCCGCGACGCTCGTTCAGGCGCTCGATCACACTGCCCTGGTGCTCGGCGTCGATATCGGCGACCAGGTGTTCGTACGGCTCATGCTTCTCGCCATCGACTTCGCGCAGGATCACCGACGGGCGCGAGACCGCGATCTCGTAGCCCTCGCGGCGCATGGTCTCGAGCAGCACCGACAGGTGCAGCAGGCCACGGCCCGAGACCTTGAACTTGTCCGGGTCGTCGGTGTCCTCGACCCGCAGGGCGACGTTCGATTTCAGCTCGCGGTCGAGGCGCTCGCGGATCTGGCGGCTGGTGAGGTATTTCCCCTCGCGCCCGGCCAGCGGCGATTTGTTGACCTCGAAGGTCATGTTCACGGTCGGCTCGTCCACCGTCAGCAGCGGCAGCGCCTCGGGGTGGTTCGGGTCGCAGATCGTGTCCGAGATATCGAGCCCGTCCATGCCGGTCAGGGCGACGATGTCGCCGGCCTCGGCGCTGTCGACCTCGATGCGGTCCAGGCCCTGGAAGCCGAGGATCTTGAGCACGCGCGCGTTGCGCTGCCTGCCGGTGCGGCCGACGATCTTCACCGGGCTGCTGGGCTTGAGGGTGCCGCGGCGCACGCGGCCGATGCCGATCTGGCCGAGGAAGCTGGAGTAATCCAGCGTCGTGACCTGGATCTGGAAAGGCCCGTCCGGGTCGACATTCGGCGCCGGCACGCGCTCGACGATGGTCTCGAACAGCGGCTGCATGTCGCCCTCGCGCACGTCGTCCGTAAGGCCGGCATAGCCGTGCAGCGCCGAGGCATAGACGACGGGGAAATCGAGCTGCTCGTCGGTCGCGCCGAGGCTGTCGAAGAGGTCGAAGGTCTTCTCGATCACCCAGTCCGGGCGCGCGCCGGGGCGGTCGATCTTGTTCACGACCACGATCGGCTTGAGCCCGAGGTCGAAGGCCTTCTGGGTGACGAAGCGGGTCTGGGGCATGGGGCCATCGACCGCGTCGACCAGCAGCAGGCAGCAATCCGCCATCGACAGCACCCGCTCCACCTCGCCGCCGAAATCGGCGTGGCCCGGGGTGTCGAGGATGTTGATCCGGTAGCCGTTCCAGTCGATCGCGGTGTTCTTCGACAGGATCGTGATGCCGCGCTCGCGCTCGAGATCATTGGAATCCATGACCCGCTCGGCGCCGGCGTCGCGCGCGGAAAGGGTGCCGGATTCCTGCAGGAGGCGGTCGACCAGGGTGGTCTTGCCGTGGTCGACGTGGGCGATAATGGCGATGTTGCGCAGTTTCTCGATCATGGGCTTCTGGACCGTTGGGACCGGGACGACGATACGGTCGGCCCGCAAAACCGGACATTGTAACGCGAATTGGCTTCCGGCGTCTCCCGTAGCAGTCCGGCGAAGCCCGGAATCGGGGCACAATTCGCAAAAAAGGGTGGACTACGGCCCGCAGAGTGTGCATCATCGACCTCGCAGTGAGGTTCGAAGGTCCCCGGCAGTACCGCATGGCAGTCTCCGGTTGGTTCTCAGAACGACCTGCAACAACAGTCCCGACCCAACCATCGAGGAGATGACCCCATGTCGACTGGTACAGTGAAGTGGTTTGATGACGCGAAAGGCTTTGGTTTCATTCAGCCCGAAGACGGCAGCAAGGACGTATTCGTCCATTTCAGCGCCATCGCGGGCGACGGCTTCCGTAGCCTGACCGAAGGCCAGCAGGTCGAGTTCGAAACCACCACGACGCAGAAGGGCCTCGCGGCGGCGAACGTTCGCCCCGTCTGAATCCCTTTCCGAGCGGCCTGAAGAGGCCACCCGGAAGTGAAAAAAGCCCCGCCAATCGGCGGGGCTTTTTTTATGCCTGTTACTTGTACCGGGTGAAGTCAAAGGCGGCCTCACGCGGAGGCGCGGAGGGCGCAAAGAAAAAACCGGTGTCTCGCCAAGACGCCAAGCGCGCCAAGTAAAGAGAAAGGAAGGGATAGAACCTTTAGGAGCGAGCTTGCTCGCGAACCGGTCTGCCGAGTCCTCCCCCGATCGCGATTGACTCAGGCGCGGCAGGACCGGGCGGGGCGCCGTGTCAACGGCAAGGCGGTTCGCGGCCAAGGCCGCTCCTACAGCACCGTTGACTCGATTTTCGATTTTCTCTGCGTGCTCCGCGGCTCCGCGTGAGGCGAATTCGACCTCAATATCGCGGCAGCGTGATGTCTTCGAACAGCTCGTCGCGTTCCGCCTGGGTTTCGGCCTCGAGGGCGGCGTCGACCACTTCGCGGGTGAGGTGGGGCGCGAAGGTCTCGATGAAGGCGTACATGTAGCCGCGCAGACGGGTGTT is a window from the Halofilum ochraceum genome containing:
- a CDS encoding dodecin produces the protein MSDHVYKHIELTGSSPDGIEAAVQNAIERASKSVHNMRWFEVRDTRGHIIDGRIDHWQVTVVVGFTLDG
- a CDS encoding SDR family oxidoreductase, encoding MTDDPLDVFRPDLLANHTVFVTGGGSGINLGVAVAFARLGAAVGLCGRNEQRLADAAQRLKQAGARAVSTTPADVREPEAVEAALAAARDALGDLDTLVCGAAGNFAAAAEELTPNGFRSVVDIDLNGSFHACRAAFDQLRTTDGSIIMISAPQAAAPYAGQAHVGAAKAGVEQLMRTLALEWGRYGIRANSIVPGPVSDTEGVRRLLPGEAADRAARIVPLGRLGQTTDIGAAAVYLASGAAGYVSGTSIAVDGGGGLVGSGPWNALLAGADKGS
- a CDS encoding rhomboid family intramembrane serine protease, whose amino-acid sequence is MSDYFQHPNRAGTFPPVIQALLIGNCVVFLLQGLGGAQTLIETFALWPLNTPRYVDAPIGLQQVPQFEIWQLVTYAFLHGNLLHLFFNMFALWMFGTLIELDWGSRRFLTYYFGCVIGAALVQLIVASSGGGDIYPTVGASGGVFGILLAFGLRFPNQYILLLIPPIPIKAKWFVILYGALELYLGITGTQAGVAHFAHLGGMAAGLIMILYWRGKLPMQPRDRMR
- a CDS encoding dual specificity protein phosphatase family protein; translated protein: MEAAIDNVRAPGGGRIGLSACPGIGAALGGGSHEGALAADLAGIVGWRARALVTLVEPFELTLLGVDGLGERAMARGLAWWHLPVIDGTAPGSAFEPRWAEAGPALHRCLDVDERVVIHCHAGMGRSGAVAARLLVERGMPPEQAIITVRRARPGAIENDEQVRWVLACNPR
- a CDS encoding GNAT family N-acetyltransferase → MTRVIHVETDRSFSPDEYAELMAAVHWGEPSDYAAVSVTAALQAYHFVGHVRDEAGMLVGYLCAFSDGVFATFIGELVVHPCARGNGVGAALLEAIESEWPGVPVFALGFRDARAFFQRQGYSHPPRPMEVLTKLDTWPVEAGITLEASEG
- a CDS encoding SelT/SelW/SelH family protein, which produces MTDKPRIAIAYCPRCRWLLRSAWLAQELLSSFEDDLAEVALAPAGKGVFEITADNGTVLWSRAAEGRFPEAKELKQRLRDAFWPNRDLGHSDRPRN
- a CDS encoding GNAT family N-acetyltransferase, producing the protein MTETELRLERWHGSGIAERMDELADLRMTVFREWPYLYDGDIDYERRYLQYYVDSPRAFALLVFDGERPIGATTAMPLADEAEAMKEPFRTAGFDINRIYYNAESVLLPAYRGRGLYRTFFRERETLARSYGDYDWITHCAVQRPDDHPMRPQDARPLDDVWRHFGYERRPDLMASFPWRDIGDTEETDKPLLFWLKAL
- a CDS encoding RDD family protein translates to MSSPVEDRSAPLGRRIAAGLIDAAAIAVIALLVLLASGQALAAAATPGTLVLTAAIAMFYRIFTEGTARMATPGKRLLGLRLRPPEGGRLDFTVAALRGWPWWLTGALAGIDPQLVPAGALLSLAALVPIVFSNDRRGLHDRMAGTRVILAGRREEEATTP
- the typA gene encoding translational GTPase TypA, whose protein sequence is MIEKLRNIAIIAHVDHGKTTLVDRLLQESGTLSARDAGAERVMDSNDLERERGITILSKNTAIDWNGYRINILDTPGHADFGGEVERVLSMADCCLLLVDAVDGPMPQTRFVTQKAFDLGLKPIVVVNKIDRPGARPDWVIEKTFDLFDSLGATDEQLDFPVVYASALHGYAGLTDDVREGDMQPLFETIVERVPAPNVDPDGPFQIQVTTLDYSSFLGQIGIGRVRRGTLKPSSPVKIVGRTGRQRNARVLKILGFQGLDRIEVDSAEAGDIVALTGMDGLDISDTICDPNHPEALPLLTVDEPTVNMTFEVNKSPLAGREGKYLTSRQIRERLDRELKSNVALRVEDTDDPDKFKVSGRGLLHLSVLLETMRREGYEIAVSRPSVILREVDGEKHEPYEHLVADIDAEHQGSVIERLNERRGTLKDMQPDETGRVRLEYEIPARGLIGFRSEFMSITSGTGILTHVFDHYGPMGAQDIGQRRNGVMISQENGKAVAYAIFNLQNRGSMFVGHNDEVYEGMVIGIHSRDNDLTVNPLKAKELTNVRAAGSDENVVLTTPLKLDLEQALEFINNDELVEITPKAVRVRKRWLKEHERKKASRAATA
- a CDS encoding cold-shock protein — translated: MSTGTVKWFDDAKGFGFIQPEDGSKDVFVHFSAIAGDGFRSLTEGQQVEFETTTTQKGLAAANVRPV